The proteins below are encoded in one region of Drosophila santomea strain STO CAGO 1482 chromosome 3R, Prin_Dsan_1.1, whole genome shotgun sequence:
- the LOC120451573 gene encoding uncharacterized protein LOC120451573 — protein sequence MPKKVITRRQRKAAEFRLKANEEANENNAPRIKGDTPISLIPRSTNLPNVKVAYPKKEDKCISLTTLDVKDEKPKTPSSEQPFGESKEGIKRCDALQKIRLTSHKKTFLSEVKKKALNSEQFENTSSSEFTTLLPRINNKATPKTQNSRVPLMSKICEQIKTHLHSVLPSRNLGPKPRIPAEKVAEHSPDLQFTRKVFNSSEDIFKTGGDYDHKVACFKSAELPKDPGPPMKVFGNAGFIVLTGTNAQLALQLGELATRGVGVQSCIRLPNEMMDKVEQQLGKLEKEREKILNKMHNKHATLAQGLAQREKKQSNTIKISADSLSN from the exons atgccaaaaaaagTGATCACAAGGCGTCAACGCAAAGCTGCAGAGTTCAGACTAAAGGCCAACGAAGAAGCAAATGAGAATAATGCGCCCAGGATCAAAGGAGACACGCCGATTTCCTTAATCCCACGTTCGACTAATTTACCTAACGTAAAAGTAGCATACCCAAAGAAAGAAGATAAATGTATCTCCTTGACGACTTTAGATGTAAAGGATGAGAAGCCCAAAACTCCATCTTCAGAACAACCGTTTGGCGAATCTAAAGAGGGCATTAAGCGCTGTGATGCTCTGCAAAAAATTCGGTTAACTAGTCACAAGAAAACTTTTTTGTCGGAGGTAAAAAAGAAGGCTTTGAATTCGGAACAATTCGAAAATACAAGTTCATCCGAATTTACTACACTGCTTCCAAGGATAAACAATAAAGCGACCCCTAAAACTCAAAACTCTAGAGTGCCGTTGATGTCCAAAATTTGCGAACAAATTAAGACGCATTTGCACTCTGTTTTGCCATCACGAAACCTCGGTCCAAAACCCCGAATCCCGGCGGAAAAAGTAGCAGAGCACAGTCCAGATTTGCAGTTTACacgaaaagtttttaatagcTCGGAGGATATATTTAAAACTGGTGGAGACTACGACCACAAAGTAGCATGCTTCAAGTCAGCTGAGCTTCCCAAAGATCCAGGACCGCCTATGAAGGTTTTCGGAAACGCCGGTTTCATCGTCCTTACTGGCACCAATGCTCAGTTGGCTTTACAGCTCGGCGAACTTGCGACCAGAGGCGTTGGTGTACAATCATGTATACGTCTGCCAAACGAAATGATGGACAAGGTGGAGCAACAGCTCGGTAAACTGGAAAAGGAGCGCGAAAAAATCCTCAATAAAATGCATAACAAACATGCAACACTTGCACAAGGACTAGCTCAGCGagagaaaaaacaaagcaatactataaaaat CTCAGCGGATTCGCTATCCAATTAG